From Aquabacter sp. L1I39, the proteins below share one genomic window:
- a CDS encoding carbon-nitrogen hydrolase family protein, with translation MSKVKVAAVQAATIPFDGPAATARTVALIAEAAATGAKIAVFPEAFIGGYPKGLDFGCSIGRRTGEGRADFARYVRGAIAVPGPEVDQLVAACAAQDIHAVVGVMERDGGTLYCTALYLGPEGLMGKHRKVMPTGSERLVWGFGDGSTLTVVDTPYGRMGGAICWEHYMPLMRAAYYAKGVQIWAAPTADDRESWISTMRHVAMEGRCFVIGACQVMRRSDFPDDYASRIEAAPDEWMMHGRSVIVGPLGEILAGPLVDEEGILTAEIDLDHILGAKLDFDPVGHYARPDLFSLHVDETPQRPVIAHAGAKSAA, from the coding sequence ATGTCCAAGGTCAAGGTCGCCGCGGTCCAGGCCGCAACCATTCCCTTTGACGGCCCCGCCGCCACCGCGCGGACAGTGGCGCTCATCGCAGAGGCCGCGGCCACCGGCGCCAAGATCGCCGTGTTCCCGGAAGCCTTCATCGGCGGCTATCCCAAGGGCCTCGACTTCGGGTGCAGCATCGGCCGCCGCACGGGGGAGGGGCGGGCGGACTTTGCCCGCTATGTGCGCGGAGCCATTGCCGTGCCCGGGCCCGAGGTGGACCAGTTGGTGGCGGCCTGCGCGGCCCAAGACATCCATGCGGTGGTGGGCGTGATGGAGCGGGATGGCGGCACGCTGTATTGCACGGCGCTCTATCTCGGCCCGGAGGGCCTGATGGGCAAGCATCGCAAGGTGATGCCCACGGGCTCAGAACGCCTGGTCTGGGGCTTCGGCGACGGCTCGACCCTCACCGTGGTGGACACCCCCTATGGCCGCATGGGCGGCGCCATCTGCTGGGAGCACTACATGCCCCTGATGCGGGCGGCCTATTATGCCAAGGGCGTCCAGATCTGGGCCGCGCCCACGGCGGATGACCGCGAGAGCTGGATTTCCACCATGCGCCATGTGGCCATGGAAGGCCGCTGCTTCGTCATTGGTGCCTGCCAGGTGATGCGGCGCTCCGACTTCCCGGACGACTATGCCAGCCGCATCGAGGCCGCACCGGACGAGTGGATGATGCACGGACGTTCCGTGATCGTCGGCCCGCTGGGCGAAATCCTGGCGGGGCCGTTGGTCGACGAGGAGGGCATCCTCACCGCCGAGATCGACCTTGACCATATCCTGGGCGCCAAGCTCGACTTTGATCCCGTCGGCCATTATGCCCGGCCGGACCTCTTCAGCCTGCACGTCGACGAGACGCCGCAACGCCCCGTGATCGCACACGCAGGGGCGAAGTCGGCGGCCTGA
- a CDS encoding flavin reductase family protein → MTSIPAQADGALLERAPAATTPAGAGWSSSLGSGPQSATRHFDFSILPAEARYRLLASTIMPRPVAWVVTCSADGVVNAAPYSFFNLFGADRPVVALGILARPGQPKDTAANISATGEFVINLVPFALVEAMNATCVEAPPEVDETVLAGLATVPSLAIRPPRIAASPVALECRLLHLLETGPGQWLAVGEVLHAHYAQSVLTGDPERPRVDVGALDLVGRMHGPSTYARTRDLFDLPRPLWPLPGGESQAQTKG, encoded by the coding sequence ATGACCAGCATTCCGGCACAGGCGGACGGCGCGCTCCTGGAGCGTGCACCCGCTGCCACAACACCCGCGGGGGCGGGGTGGAGCTCCAGCCTCGGCTCTGGCCCGCAGAGCGCCACCCGGCATTTCGATTTTTCCATCCTGCCGGCGGAGGCGCGCTATCGCTTGCTCGCCTCCACCATCATGCCCCGCCCCGTCGCCTGGGTGGTCACCTGCAGCGCGGATGGCGTGGTGAATGCCGCGCCCTATTCCTTCTTCAACCTGTTCGGCGCCGACCGGCCGGTGGTGGCGCTGGGCATCCTGGCCCGTCCGGGGCAGCCCAAGGACACGGCGGCCAACATTTCCGCGACCGGGGAATTCGTCATCAACCTCGTGCCTTTCGCCCTGGTGGAGGCCATGAATGCCACCTGCGTGGAAGCCCCGCCGGAGGTGGACGAGACGGTTCTGGCCGGCCTTGCCACGGTGCCGAGCCTTGCCATCCGCCCACCGCGCATCGCCGCCTCGCCCGTCGCCCTGGAATGTCGGCTGCTGCACCTGCTGGAGACGGGCCCCGGGCAATGGCTGGCGGTGGGCGAGGTGCTGCATGCCCACTATGCCCAATCCGTCCTCACCGGCGATCCCGAGCGACCCCGCGTGGATGTCGGCGCCCTCGATCTGGTGGGCCGCATGCACGGCCCGTCCACCTATGCCCGCACGCGGGATCTGTTCGACTTGCCGCGCCCGCTCTGGCCCCTTCCAGGCGGCGAAAGCCAAGCACAAACCAAGGGATGA
- a CDS encoding amidohydrolase, translated as MSDTADLILINGKITTLDRTNPQADALVVSGGRIRFAGTAPDAMRFAGAKTKVIDVGGRRVIPGLIDSHMHIIRGGLNYNMELRWDGVRSLADAMEMLKRQVAVTPAPQWVRVVGGFTEQQFVERRLPTIEELNAVAPDTPVFILHLYDRALLNAAALRVVGYTKDTPNPPGGEIVRDAAGNPTGLLLAKPNATVLYATLARGPKLPPDYQKNSTRHFMREVNRLGVTSVIDAGGGFQNYPEDYAIIEDLHREGLLTVRIAYNLFTQKPNAELADFSGWSKTVKPGQGDDVYRHNGAGEMLVYSAADFEDFQVERPDLPTSMEGDLEPVVRLLAENRWPFRLHATYDETISRALDVFEAVNRDVPLSGLNWFFDHAETITDRNIDRIAALGGGIAVQHRMAFQGEYFVERYGARAAERTPPIRRMLDAGIPVGAGTDATRVASYNPWISLSWLVTGRTMGGLALYPPANRLDREAALRLWTEANTWFSSEPGKKGQVKAGQLADLVVLSDDYFSVAEDCIQDITSVLTLLGGVPVHGEGDFAPLAPPLPPAMPDWSPVRTFGGYQTRPEKRESAYRFAGACGCAKSCGIHGHGHAGAWGSAVPAADIRGFFGSLGCACWAV; from the coding sequence ATGAGCGACACGGCCGACCTTATTCTCATCAATGGGAAGATCACCACCCTGGATCGTACCAATCCGCAAGCGGATGCCTTGGTTGTCTCCGGCGGCCGCATCCGCTTCGCCGGCACGGCGCCGGATGCAATGCGCTTTGCGGGCGCCAAGACAAAGGTGATCGATGTGGGCGGTCGGCGTGTCATTCCAGGCCTCATCGACAGTCATATGCACATCATTCGCGGTGGCCTGAACTACAATATGGAATTGCGCTGGGACGGCGTCCGCTCCCTGGCCGATGCCATGGAGATGCTGAAGCGCCAGGTGGCGGTCACCCCGGCGCCTCAATGGGTGCGCGTGGTGGGTGGTTTCACCGAGCAGCAGTTTGTCGAAAGACGGCTTCCGACCATTGAGGAGCTAAACGCCGTCGCCCCCGATACGCCGGTTTTCATTCTGCATCTTTATGATCGGGCGCTCCTGAACGCGGCGGCGTTGCGGGTGGTCGGCTACACCAAGGACACGCCGAATCCGCCCGGCGGCGAGATCGTGCGCGATGCTGCTGGAAACCCCACGGGTCTGCTTCTCGCCAAGCCCAATGCGACGGTCCTTTATGCGACCCTGGCGCGCGGGCCGAAGCTGCCGCCCGACTACCAGAAGAATTCCACGCGACACTTCATGCGTGAAGTGAACCGCCTCGGCGTGACATCGGTCATTGATGCCGGCGGCGGGTTCCAGAACTATCCTGAGGACTATGCCATCATTGAGGACCTGCACCGGGAAGGTCTGCTGACTGTGCGCATCGCCTATAACCTGTTTACCCAGAAGCCGAACGCGGAACTGGCGGACTTTTCCGGCTGGTCCAAGACGGTGAAGCCGGGTCAGGGCGATGACGTCTATCGCCACAATGGAGCAGGCGAAATGCTGGTCTATTCGGCGGCCGATTTCGAGGACTTCCAGGTGGAGCGGCCGGATCTGCCGACCTCCATGGAAGGCGACCTTGAACCAGTGGTGCGGCTCCTGGCGGAGAACCGCTGGCCCTTCCGCCTGCACGCCACCTATGACGAGACCATCTCGCGCGCCCTGGACGTGTTCGAGGCCGTAAACCGGGATGTCCCGCTTTCGGGCCTCAATTGGTTCTTTGATCACGCAGAAACCATCACCGACCGCAACATTGACCGCATCGCCGCTCTCGGTGGCGGGATCGCGGTGCAGCACCGCATGGCCTTCCAGGGCGAGTATTTCGTCGAGCGGTATGGCGCGCGCGCCGCAGAGCGCACACCGCCGATCCGGCGCATGCTGGATGCGGGCATCCCGGTGGGGGCTGGAACCGACGCCACACGGGTTGCCTCCTACAATCCCTGGATTTCGCTGTCATGGCTGGTTACGGGACGGACCATGGGGGGACTTGCCCTTTACCCGCCAGCCAATCGCCTCGACCGTGAGGCCGCCCTTCGCCTGTGGACGGAGGCCAACACCTGGTTCTCCAGCGAACCGGGAAAGAAGGGGCAGGTAAAGGCTGGGCAACTGGCTGACCTCGTGGTGCTCTCCGACGATTATTTCAGCGTCGCGGAAGACTGCATCCAGGACATCACCTCGGTTCTCACCCTGCTTGGTGGCGTGCCGGTTCATGGCGAAGGGGATTTTGCTCCGCTTGCGCCGCCCCTTCCGCCGGCCATGCCTGATTGGTCGCCCGTGCGCACCTTCGGTGGCTATCAGACGCGGCCGGAAAAGCGTGAGAGCGCCTATCGCTTCGCTGGCGCCTGCGGTTGCGCAAAGTCCTGCGGGATCCACGGCCACGGCCATGCCGGAGCCTGGGGTTCTGCCGTACCGGCGGCTGATATACGCGGCTTTTTCGGTTCGCTCGGCTGCGCCTGCTGGGCGGTCTGA
- a CDS encoding ferritin-like domain-containing protein: MADDTIHQIFAVGLRNAHALENEALSIMNRQLDRLESYPDLAARLRRHVSETQAQAKRLEDILADLGESQSSLKDTAASFMGNMAALGHTMADDEILKNSFADYAFENYEIASYRSLITIAETGGFSAAIPMLQKSLAEEEEMAAWLENHLPAVTQQYLALESAGLKANR, translated from the coding sequence TTGGCTGACGATACCATCCACCAAATCTTTGCCGTCGGGCTGCGCAATGCTCATGCGCTGGAAAATGAAGCACTGTCCATCATGAACCGCCAGTTGGACCGGCTCGAAAGCTATCCCGACCTCGCTGCGCGGCTGCGCAGGCACGTCTCAGAGACGCAGGCACAGGCAAAGCGCCTTGAGGACATACTGGCGGATTTGGGAGAGAGCCAGTCCTCGCTCAAGGACACCGCGGCCTCCTTCATGGGCAACATGGCAGCCTTGGGACACACGATGGCAGACGACGAAATCCTGAAGAACAGCTTCGCCGACTACGCCTTCGAGAATTATGAGATTGCCTCCTACCGCTCGCTGATCACCATTGCCGAGACTGGCGGATTCTCGGCGGCCATTCCCATGCTCCAGAAGAGTCTGGCGGAGGAGGAGGAAATGGCGGCTTGGCTGGAAAATCATCTGCCGGCCGTAACCCAGCAATACCTGGCGCTGGAATCCGCAGGTCTCAAGGCCAACCGATGA
- a CDS encoding DUF2474 family protein gives MRTTLKEVGSMRRWLRRIGWFAGLWLSSVLALTLVAYTLRLILR, from the coding sequence ATGCGCACCACCCTTAAGGAGGTCGGCTCGATGCGGCGATGGCTGCGCCGCATCGGCTGGTTTGCTGGGCTCTGGCTGTCGAGCGTCCTTGCCCTGACGCTGGTGGCCTATACCCTCCGTCTGATCCTGCGCTGA
- a CDS encoding cytochrome ubiquinol oxidase subunit I, with amino-acid sequence MSPALDPVLLARFQFAFTVSFHFIFPAFTIGLASYLAVLNGLWLATGRQVFLSVYQYWLKIFALSFAMGVVSGIVMSYQIGTNWSVYADRTGPVLGPLMAYEVLSAFFLEAGFLGVMLFGLNRVGKGLHFFATVMVMLGTLGSAFWILSVNSWMQTPTGYDIAANGQFVPRDWWNIVFNPSFPYRLVHTVLAAYLTTAFVVGAVGAFHLLRDRSNAGARVMFSMALWMAAVVSPLQIFAGDAHGLNTLEHQPMKLAAIEGHFETNRDTGMPLTLFGLPDMEEGRMRAAIEIPNAGSLILTHSLNGEVAGLDQYPKADWPNVGIVFFSFRIMVGLGFAMLGIGLWSLVRRLRGSIYEARWLQRASVVMGPSGFVAVICGWVTTEVGRQPYTVYGLLRTSESHSPVAAEAIAVSLLAFIVVYFVVFGAGTFYILRAMARAPNAGEAGPDPAEPIRTTGFTPAPQLQSDAGARPDTR; translated from the coding sequence ATGAGCCCTGCCCTGGACCCCGTTCTGCTGGCGCGCTTCCAGTTTGCCTTCACGGTCTCGTTTCACTTTATTTTTCCGGCCTTCACCATTGGACTGGCGTCCTATCTGGCGGTCCTCAACGGCCTGTGGCTGGCGACCGGGCGGCAAGTCTTTCTCAGCGTGTATCAGTACTGGCTGAAGATCTTCGCCCTGTCGTTTGCCATGGGGGTCGTGTCCGGCATCGTGATGAGCTACCAGATCGGCACCAATTGGTCGGTCTATGCGGACCGAACCGGACCGGTGCTTGGTCCTCTTATGGCCTATGAGGTGCTGTCCGCTTTCTTCCTTGAGGCGGGGTTTCTGGGGGTGATGCTGTTCGGGCTCAACCGAGTGGGCAAGGGGCTGCATTTCTTCGCGACCGTGATGGTGATGCTCGGCACGCTCGGCTCGGCGTTCTGGATTTTGTCCGTGAACTCCTGGATGCAGACGCCGACGGGCTACGACATCGCCGCCAACGGGCAGTTCGTGCCGCGCGACTGGTGGAACATCGTTTTCAATCCTTCTTTCCCCTATCGGCTTGTGCATACGGTGCTCGCGGCCTATCTCACCACGGCATTCGTGGTCGGAGCCGTCGGGGCCTTTCACTTGCTCCGCGACAGGTCCAATGCCGGCGCACGGGTGATGTTCTCCATGGCGCTATGGATGGCGGCTGTCGTCTCGCCCCTACAGATCTTCGCGGGCGATGCGCACGGGCTTAACACGCTCGAACACCAGCCCATGAAGCTAGCCGCTATCGAGGGACATTTCGAGACGAACCGAGATACCGGCATGCCGCTGACGCTCTTTGGCCTTCCCGACATGGAGGAGGGGCGTATGCGCGCGGCCATCGAGATCCCGAATGCCGGCTCACTCATCCTCACCCATTCCCTCAATGGCGAGGTCGCCGGCCTCGATCAGTACCCCAAGGCCGATTGGCCGAACGTCGGGATCGTCTTCTTCAGCTTTCGCATCATGGTCGGCCTCGGCTTTGCCATGCTCGGCATCGGCCTGTGGTCGCTGGTCCGCCGGTTGCGCGGCTCCATCTATGAAGCGCGCTGGCTCCAGCGGGCCTCGGTGGTCATGGGTCCGAGCGGCTTCGTGGCCGTCATCTGCGGCTGGGTGACCACCGAGGTGGGGCGCCAACCTTACACGGTCTATGGGCTGCTGCGCACGTCGGAAAGCCATTCCCCTGTCGCAGCGGAAGCCATTGCCGTGTCTTTGCTTGCCTTCATCGTAGTCTATTTCGTCGTCTTCGGTGCGGGCACCTTCTACATCCTTCGCGCCATGGCACGGGCGCCGAACGCTGGCGAGGCTGGTCCAGATCCTGCCGAGCCGATCCGCACGACGGGCTTCACACCGGCGCCGCAGCTTCAATCGGACGCGGGCGCGCGGCCGGACACGCGGTGA
- a CDS encoding MFS transporter — translation MTNRTEVAPGGAFAPLRRRVFAVLWIATVLGNVGSFMRDVASAWLVTDMSASPAAVATVQAAALLPVFILAMPAGVLSDILDRRRLLIVIQLGLACVSATLLVLSYAGLMTISSLIALTFLGGVGAALTAPSWQSIVPELVPRGELKSAVALNSLGINIARAVGPAAGGVLLAVFGAAATYGVDVASYIIVILALCWWRRPATAEDALDERFSGAFRAGLRYARSSRELHVVLLRAFFFFAFASAVWALLPLVARELLKGDAAYYGLLLGSVGAGAIGGALLLPGLRDRLSADGLVLAASVLTAAAGASLALAPPKWLAVPILLVMGGAWIVALTTLNATAQAILPNWVRGRALAVYLTVFNGAMAGGSLGWGLVAQVTGIQPALGIAAAGLVIVGFILHRVALPKGEADLTPSLHWPEPALAEPVANDRGPVLILIEYRIQQEDRTAFLHALNHLSTARRRDGAYAWGLTEDAADPDVLVEWFLVDSWAEHLRQHRRVSHADADVQQAARAFDRSEGGPKVRHLLTIPGKYP, via the coding sequence ATGACAAACCGGACCGAGGTCGCGCCCGGCGGTGCCTTCGCGCCGCTACGCCGGCGGGTGTTTGCGGTCCTCTGGATCGCCACGGTGCTCGGAAACGTGGGCAGTTTCATGCGTGACGTGGCGAGCGCATGGCTCGTCACCGATATGTCCGCCTCGCCCGCAGCCGTCGCCACCGTGCAGGCGGCGGCGCTGCTGCCGGTCTTCATCCTGGCCATGCCGGCCGGCGTGTTGTCGGACATTCTTGACCGCCGGCGGCTGCTGATCGTGATCCAGCTTGGTCTCGCCTGCGTCAGCGCCACGCTTCTTGTGCTGTCCTATGCCGGCCTGATGACGATCTCCTCGCTTATCGCCCTCACCTTTCTGGGCGGTGTGGGTGCGGCGCTCACGGCGCCGAGCTGGCAATCCATCGTGCCGGAACTGGTGCCCCGGGGGGAGCTCAAAAGCGCGGTGGCGCTCAACTCTCTGGGCATCAACATCGCCCGCGCCGTCGGGCCCGCGGCTGGCGGCGTGCTGTTGGCGGTGTTCGGGGCCGCGGCCACCTATGGCGTCGACGTGGCCAGCTACATCATCGTCATCCTCGCCTTGTGTTGGTGGCGGCGCCCGGCCACCGCCGAGGATGCGCTGGATGAGCGCTTTTCAGGCGCCTTCCGCGCCGGGTTGCGCTATGCGCGATCCAGCCGAGAGCTGCATGTGGTTCTGCTCCGGGCCTTCTTCTTCTTTGCCTTTGCCAGTGCGGTATGGGCGTTGCTGCCCCTGGTCGCCCGCGAGCTGCTCAAAGGCGACGCGGCCTATTACGGGCTTCTGCTCGGCTCGGTGGGGGCAGGCGCCATCGGCGGCGCGCTGCTCTTGCCAGGGCTTCGGGATCGGCTGAGTGCGGACGGCCTGGTGCTCGCCGCGTCCGTCCTTACGGCTGCCGCGGGCGCGAGCCTCGCTTTGGCTCCTCCGAAATGGCTGGCGGTGCCGATTCTTCTGGTCATGGGCGGCGCGTGGATCGTAGCGCTGACGACCCTGAACGCGACGGCTCAAGCGATCTTGCCCAATTGGGTGCGCGGACGTGCGCTTGCCGTCTATCTCACTGTATTCAATGGTGCCATGGCTGGCGGGAGCCTGGGCTGGGGCCTCGTTGCGCAGGTCACTGGCATTCAACCGGCGCTTGGCATTGCCGCGGCTGGACTTGTGATCGTCGGCTTTATCCTGCACCGGGTCGCCCTGCCAAAGGGGGAAGCGGACCTCACCCCGTCCCTGCATTGGCCAGAGCCCGCGCTCGCCGAGCCGGTTGCGAACGACCGGGGGCCGGTTCTCATTCTGATCGAATATCGGATCCAGCAGGAGGACCGAACGGCGTTCCTGCACGCCCTGAACCACCTTTCAACCGCCCGCCGTCGGGATGGCGCCTATGCCTGGGGCTTGACGGAGGACGCGGCCGATCCTGACGTCCTGGTGGAGTGGTTCCTGGTGGACTCCTGGGCCGAGCACCTGCGCCAGCACCGCCGCGTATCCCATGCGGATGCGGACGTCCAGCAGGCCGCGCGTGCGTTCGACCGTTCCGAGGGCGGCCCGAAGGTGCGTCATCTGCTTACCATTCCGGGCAAGTATCCCTGA
- the cydB gene encoding cytochrome d ubiquinol oxidase subunit II yields the protein MDLALLWAFILAFAVLAYVVLDGFDLGIGILFPFLPRAAHRDTAMNTIAPFWDGNETWLVLGGGGLFAVFPLAFAVAMPALYAPIIAMLLALIFRGVAFEFRWRTTRWRRVWDASFFIGSVVATFCQGLALGTIVQGIRIADRQYAGGWYDWLTPFSLLVGAALLTGYGLLGATWLIMKTEGALKAVAVRFARPLAVATLAGIGVVSAWMPFLQPSFYSRWLQFPEIFYVAPIPLLVMGAALILSRALMRETSGPQPFLGALALFILSFIGLGISFYPNILPPTLTIWDAAAPPASLAFLLVGAAVLVPTILAYTAYSYWVFRGKVREGEGYHAHHP from the coding sequence ATGGATCTGGCATTGTTGTGGGCCTTCATCCTGGCGTTCGCTGTCCTCGCCTATGTGGTGCTGGACGGTTTCGACCTAGGTATCGGGATACTCTTTCCCTTCCTCCCCCGCGCCGCACACCGTGATACGGCCATGAACACCATCGCCCCCTTCTGGGACGGCAACGAGACCTGGCTGGTACTGGGGGGCGGTGGTCTGTTCGCGGTCTTTCCCCTCGCCTTTGCCGTGGCGATGCCGGCTCTATATGCGCCGATCATCGCTATGCTGCTGGCGCTTATCTTTCGCGGGGTGGCTTTCGAGTTCCGTTGGCGGACCACCCGTTGGCGCCGGGTGTGGGACGCGTCTTTTTTTATCGGCTCGGTGGTCGCCACCTTCTGCCAGGGCCTGGCCCTTGGCACCATCGTTCAGGGCATCCGCATTGCGGACCGCCAATATGCTGGCGGCTGGTATGACTGGCTGACGCCGTTCTCGCTCCTGGTGGGTGCCGCGCTGCTGACGGGCTATGGTCTGCTCGGCGCCACTTGGCTGATCATGAAGACCGAAGGTGCGCTGAAGGCCGTGGCCGTCCGCTTTGCCCGCCCCCTCGCCGTCGCCACACTGGCCGGAATAGGCGTGGTCTCCGCCTGGATGCCGTTTCTGCAGCCCAGCTTCTATTCCCGCTGGCTGCAGTTTCCCGAGATTTTTTACGTGGCGCCCATTCCCCTGCTGGTGATGGGGGCCGCACTGATCCTGTCCCGCGCTCTGATGCGGGAGACGTCTGGGCCTCAGCCCTTCCTCGGGGCACTGGCGCTGTTCATCCTCTCTTTCATTGGGCTCGGCATTTCCTTCTATCCGAACATTCTGCCGCCGACGCTGACGATCTGGGATGCGGCGGCCCCGCCGGCGAGCCTTGCTTTCCTTCTGGTGGGTGCAGCGGTCCTGGTCCCGACCATCCTGGCTTACACCGCCTATTCCTACTGGGTGTTCCGGGGGAAGGTGCGCGAAGGCGAGGGATACCATGCGCACCACCCTTAA